From one Suricata suricatta isolate VVHF042 chromosome 8, meerkat_22Aug2017_6uvM2_HiC, whole genome shotgun sequence genomic stretch:
- the KIAA1324 gene encoding UPF0577 protein KIAA1324 homolog isoform X4, with product MAVAAAAAPEPPLPLAQDYAMAEPGRSLHPSAGRRGRTERRTLWLLRLLLWAGTAFQVTQAAGPELHACKESEYHYEYTACDSTGARWRVAVPHTPGLCTSLPDPVKGTECSFSCKAGEFLDMRNQSCKPCAEGRYSLGTGIRFDEWDELPHGFASLSTNMEIEDPTTESMENCTTSKWVPLGDYISSNTDECTATLMYAVNLKQSGSVSFEYYYPDSSIIFEFFVQNDQCQPNADDSRWMKTTEKGWEFHSVELNRGNNVLYWRTTAFSVWSKVPKPVLVRNIAITGVAYTSECFPCKPGTYADKQGSSSCELCPANTYSNKGETSCHQCDPDKYSEKGSSSCKLCPACTDKDYFYTHTACDANGETQLMYKWAQPKICSEDLKGAVKLPASGVKTRCPPCNPGFFKTNNSTCKPCPYGSYSNGSDCTHCPAGTEPAVGFEYKWWNTLPSNMETTVLSGINFEYKGMTGWEVAGDHIYTAVGASDNDFMILTLVVPGFRPPQSVMADTENKEMARITFVFETICSVNCELYFMVGVNSRTNTPVETWKGSKGKQSYTYVIEDNATMSFTWAFQRTTFHETGRKYTNDVAKIYSINVTNVMDGVASYCRPCALEASDMGSSCTACPAGYYIDRDSGTCHSCPPNTILKAHQPYGIQACTPCGPGTKSNKIHSLCFNDCTFSISTPTRVLDYNFLALAKTVSLAGGPSFTSKGLKYFHHFTLSLCGNQGKKMSVCADNVTDLRIPEGESGFSKSITAYICQAVIIPSEVTGYKAGVSSQPVSLADRLIGVTTDMTLDGITSPAELFHPESLGIPDVIFFYRSNDVTQSCTSGRSTTVRVRCSPLKPTPGSLSLPSACSDGTCDGCNFHFLWESVAACPLCSPADYHAIVSSCVAGIQKTTYVWREPKLCSGGISLPEQRVTICKTIDFWLKVGISAGTCTAILLTVLTCYFWKKNQKLEYKYSKLVMNATLKDCDLPAADSCAIMEGEDVEDDLIFTSKKSLFGKIKSFTSKLMNCLGLLTSRRSIEPSTLATALCSPTSAEPTLLPRTSSSTEDS from the exons TCTGAGTACCACTACGAGTACACCGCGTGTGACAGCACGGGAGCCAGGTGGAGGGTCGCCGTGCCGCACACCCCGGGCCTGTGCACCAGCCTCCCCGACCCTGTCAAGGGCACTGAGTGCT CCTTTTCATGCAAAGCCGGGGAATTTCTGGACATGAGGAACCAGTCCTGTAAGCCATGCGCTGAGGGCCGCTACTCCCTCGGCACGGGCATCCGGTTTGACGAGTGGGATGAGCTGCCCCACGGCTTTGCCAGCCTCTCAACCAACATGGAGATCGAGGACCCCACCACTGAGTCCATGGAGAACTGCACCAC GTCCAAGTGGGTTCCCCTGGGTGACTACATCTCCTCCAACACGGACGAGTGCACAGCCACGCTGATGTATGCTGTCAACCTGAAGCAGTCTGGCTCCGTCAGCTTCGAGTACTACTACCCAGACTCCAGCATCATCTTCGAGTTTTTT GTTCAGAATGACCAGTGCCAGCCCAATGCGGATGACTCCAGGTGGATGAAAACCACAGAGAAAGGATGGGAATTCCACAGT GTTGAGCTAAACCGAGGCAATAATGTCCTCTACTGGAGAACTACAGCCTTCTCCGTGTGGTCCAAAGTGCCCAAGCCCGTGCTAGTGAGAAACATCGCCATAACAG GGGTGGCCTACACTTCAGAATGCTTCCCCTGCAAGCCCGGCACATACGCGGACAAGCAGGGCTCCTCTTCCTGCGAACTTTGCCCCGCCAACACTTACTCAAACAAGGGAGAGACTTCCTGCCACCAGTGTGACCCTGACAAGTACTCAG AAAAAGGATCCTCCTCCTGCAAATTATGCCCAGCCTGCACAGACAAAGACTACTTCTACACTCACACAGCCTGTGATGCCAACGGAGAG ACACAGCTCATGTACAAATGGGCCCAGCCAAAAATCTGCAGTGAAGATCTCAAGGGGGCTGTGAAACTGCCCGCTTCTGGCGTGAAGACCCGCTGTCCACCCTGCAATCCAGGCTTTTTCAAAACCAACAACAGCACCTGCAAGCCCTGCCCTTACGGCTCGTACTCCAACGGCTCTG ATTGCACCCACTGCCCAGCCGGTACTGAGCCTGCCGTGGGATTTGAATACAAATGGTGGAACACGTTGCCCTCAAACATGGAGACCACTGTTCTCAGTGGGATCAACTTTGAGTACAAGGGCATGACCG GCTGGGAGGTGGCTGGTGATCACATTTACACAGCGGTTGGAGCTTCAGACAATGACTTCATGATTCTCACTCTGGTTGTGCCAGGATTCAG ACCTCCACAGTCAGTGATGGCAGACACAGAGAATAAAGAGATGGCCAGGATCACATTTGTCTTCGAGACCATCTGTTCTGTGAACTGTGAGCTCTACTTTATGGtg GGTGTGAATTCTAGGACCAACACTCCCGTGGAGACATGGAAAGGTTCCAAAGGAAAACAGTCCTACACCTATGTCATCGAGGATAATGCCACCATGAGCTTCACCTGGGCCTTCCAGAGGACTACTTTTCATGAGACG GGCAGGAAGTATACCAATGACGTTGCCAAGATCTACTCCATCAATGTCACCAACGTCATGGATGGGGTGGCCTCCTACTGCCGTCCCTGTGCCCTGGAAGCCTCTGACATGGGCTCCTCCTGCACTGCTTGTCCTGCTGGCTACTACATTGATCGGGATTCAGGAACCTGCCACTCCTGCCCCCCTAACACGATCCTGAAAGCCCACCAGCCATATGGCATCCAGGCCTGCACACCCTGTGGTCCAGGGACCAAGAGCAACAAG ATCCACTCTCTGTGCTTCAATGACTGCACCTTCTCAATCAGCACTCCGACCAGGGTTTTGGACTACAACTTCTTGGCTTTGGCAAAAACCGTCTCTCTGGCTGGAGGGCCAAGCTTCACTTCCAAAGGGCTGAAATACTTCCATCACTTCACCCTCAGTCTGTGTGGAAACCAG GGTAAGAAAATGTCCGTGTGTGCCGACAATGTCACTGACCTCCGGATTCCTGAGGGTGAGTCGGGTTTCTCCAAATCCATCACTGCCTACATCTGCCAGGCGGTCATCATCCCCTCGGAGGTGACAGGCTACAAGGCTGGAGTGTCCTCACAGCCTGTCAGCCTGGCTGACCGACTTATCG GGGTGACAACAGATATGACTCTGGATGGAATCACCTCCCCAGCTGAACTTTTCCACCCGGAGTCCTTGGGAATACCGGACGTGATCTTCTTTTATAG GTCCAATGATGTGACCCAGTCCTGCACTTCTGGGAGATCAACCACTGTCCGTGTCAGATGCAGTCCACTGAAACCTACCCCGGGAAGTCTGTCGCTGCCTAG CGCATGCTCCGATGGGACCTGTGACGGCTGTAACTTCCACTTCCTGTGGGAGAGTGTGGCTGCCTGTCCGCTCTGCTCCCCGGCTGACTACCACGCTATCGTCAGCAGCTGTGTGGCTGGGATCCAG AAGACTACTTACGTGTGGCGAGAACCAAAGCTATGCTCGGGTGGCATCTCCCTGCCTGAGCAGAGAGTCACCATCTGCAAAACGATTGATTTCTGGCTGAAAGTGGGCATCTCTGCAGGCACCTGTACTGCCATCCTCCTCACCGTCTTGACCTGTTACTTTtggaaaaagaatcaaaa ACTGGAGTACAAGTACTCCAAGCTGGTGATGAATGCCACCCTCAAGGACTGCGACCTGCCAGCAGCTGACAGCTGTGCCATCATGGAAGGCGAGGATGTGGAGGATGACCTCATTTTTACCAGCAAGAAGTCACTCTTTGGGAAGATCAAATCGTTTACCTCCAAG TTGATGAACTGTTTGGGCCTTTTAACTTCCAGAAGGAGTATTGAACCATCCACCTT GGCCACAGCCCTCTGCAGCCCCACTTCAGCGGAACCCACACTGCTGCCCCGAACCAGTTCATCAACAG AGGACTCCTGA
- the KIAA1324 gene encoding UPF0577 protein KIAA1324 homolog isoform X2 produces MAVAAAAAPEPPLPLAQDYAMAEPGRSLHPSAGRRGRTERRTLWLLRLLLWAGTAFQVTQAAGPELHACKESEYHYEYTACDSTGARWRVAVPHTPGLCTSLPDPVKGTECSFSCKAGEFLDMRNQSCKPCAEGRYSLGTGIRFDEWDELPHGFASLSTNMEIEDPTTESMENCTTSKWVPLGDYISSNTDECTATLMYAVNLKQSGSVSFEYYYPDSSIIFEFFVQNDQCQPNADDSRWMKTTEKGWEFHSVELNRGNNVLYWRTTAFSVWSKVPKPVLVRNIAITGVAYTSECFPCKPGTYADKQGSSSCELCPANTYSNKGETSCHQCDPDKYSEKGSSSCKLCPACTDKDYFYTHTACDANGETQLMYKWAQPKICSEDLKGAVKLPASGVKTRCPPCNPGFFKTNNSTCKPCPYGSYSNGSDCTHCPAGTEPAVGFEYKWWNTLPSNMETTVLSGINFEYKGMTGWEVAGDHIYTAVGASDNDFMILTLVVPGFRPPQSVMADTENKEMARITFVFETICSVNCELYFMVGVNSRTNTPVETWKGSKGKQSYTYVIEDNATMSFTWAFQRTTFHETGRKYTNDVAKIYSINVTNVMDGVASYCRPCALEASDMGSSCTACPAGYYIDRDSGTCHSCPPNTILKAHQPYGIQACTPCGPGTKSNKIHSLCFNDCTFSISTPTRVLDYNFLALAKTVSLAGGPSFTSKGLKYFHHFTLSLCGNQGKKMSVCADNVTDLRIPEGESGFSKSITAYICQAVIIPSEVTGYKAGVSSQPVSLADRLIGVTTDMTLDGITSPAELFHPESLGIPDVIFFYRSNDVTQSCTSGRSTTVRVRCSPLKPTPGSLSLPSACSDGTCDGCNFHFLWESVAACPLCSPADYHAIVSSCVAGIQKTTYVWREPKLCSGGISLPEQRVTICKTIDFWLKVGISAGTCTAILLTVLTCYFWKKNQKLEYKYSKLVMNATLKDCDLPAADSCAIMEGEDVEDDLIFTSKKSLFGKIKSFTSKLMNCLGLLTSRRSIEPSTFQQTASKQLLQGHSPLQPHFSGTHTAAPNQFINRGLLMDLTLCH; encoded by the exons TCTGAGTACCACTACGAGTACACCGCGTGTGACAGCACGGGAGCCAGGTGGAGGGTCGCCGTGCCGCACACCCCGGGCCTGTGCACCAGCCTCCCCGACCCTGTCAAGGGCACTGAGTGCT CCTTTTCATGCAAAGCCGGGGAATTTCTGGACATGAGGAACCAGTCCTGTAAGCCATGCGCTGAGGGCCGCTACTCCCTCGGCACGGGCATCCGGTTTGACGAGTGGGATGAGCTGCCCCACGGCTTTGCCAGCCTCTCAACCAACATGGAGATCGAGGACCCCACCACTGAGTCCATGGAGAACTGCACCAC GTCCAAGTGGGTTCCCCTGGGTGACTACATCTCCTCCAACACGGACGAGTGCACAGCCACGCTGATGTATGCTGTCAACCTGAAGCAGTCTGGCTCCGTCAGCTTCGAGTACTACTACCCAGACTCCAGCATCATCTTCGAGTTTTTT GTTCAGAATGACCAGTGCCAGCCCAATGCGGATGACTCCAGGTGGATGAAAACCACAGAGAAAGGATGGGAATTCCACAGT GTTGAGCTAAACCGAGGCAATAATGTCCTCTACTGGAGAACTACAGCCTTCTCCGTGTGGTCCAAAGTGCCCAAGCCCGTGCTAGTGAGAAACATCGCCATAACAG GGGTGGCCTACACTTCAGAATGCTTCCCCTGCAAGCCCGGCACATACGCGGACAAGCAGGGCTCCTCTTCCTGCGAACTTTGCCCCGCCAACACTTACTCAAACAAGGGAGAGACTTCCTGCCACCAGTGTGACCCTGACAAGTACTCAG AAAAAGGATCCTCCTCCTGCAAATTATGCCCAGCCTGCACAGACAAAGACTACTTCTACACTCACACAGCCTGTGATGCCAACGGAGAG ACACAGCTCATGTACAAATGGGCCCAGCCAAAAATCTGCAGTGAAGATCTCAAGGGGGCTGTGAAACTGCCCGCTTCTGGCGTGAAGACCCGCTGTCCACCCTGCAATCCAGGCTTTTTCAAAACCAACAACAGCACCTGCAAGCCCTGCCCTTACGGCTCGTACTCCAACGGCTCTG ATTGCACCCACTGCCCAGCCGGTACTGAGCCTGCCGTGGGATTTGAATACAAATGGTGGAACACGTTGCCCTCAAACATGGAGACCACTGTTCTCAGTGGGATCAACTTTGAGTACAAGGGCATGACCG GCTGGGAGGTGGCTGGTGATCACATTTACACAGCGGTTGGAGCTTCAGACAATGACTTCATGATTCTCACTCTGGTTGTGCCAGGATTCAG ACCTCCACAGTCAGTGATGGCAGACACAGAGAATAAAGAGATGGCCAGGATCACATTTGTCTTCGAGACCATCTGTTCTGTGAACTGTGAGCTCTACTTTATGGtg GGTGTGAATTCTAGGACCAACACTCCCGTGGAGACATGGAAAGGTTCCAAAGGAAAACAGTCCTACACCTATGTCATCGAGGATAATGCCACCATGAGCTTCACCTGGGCCTTCCAGAGGACTACTTTTCATGAGACG GGCAGGAAGTATACCAATGACGTTGCCAAGATCTACTCCATCAATGTCACCAACGTCATGGATGGGGTGGCCTCCTACTGCCGTCCCTGTGCCCTGGAAGCCTCTGACATGGGCTCCTCCTGCACTGCTTGTCCTGCTGGCTACTACATTGATCGGGATTCAGGAACCTGCCACTCCTGCCCCCCTAACACGATCCTGAAAGCCCACCAGCCATATGGCATCCAGGCCTGCACACCCTGTGGTCCAGGGACCAAGAGCAACAAG ATCCACTCTCTGTGCTTCAATGACTGCACCTTCTCAATCAGCACTCCGACCAGGGTTTTGGACTACAACTTCTTGGCTTTGGCAAAAACCGTCTCTCTGGCTGGAGGGCCAAGCTTCACTTCCAAAGGGCTGAAATACTTCCATCACTTCACCCTCAGTCTGTGTGGAAACCAG GGTAAGAAAATGTCCGTGTGTGCCGACAATGTCACTGACCTCCGGATTCCTGAGGGTGAGTCGGGTTTCTCCAAATCCATCACTGCCTACATCTGCCAGGCGGTCATCATCCCCTCGGAGGTGACAGGCTACAAGGCTGGAGTGTCCTCACAGCCTGTCAGCCTGGCTGACCGACTTATCG GGGTGACAACAGATATGACTCTGGATGGAATCACCTCCCCAGCTGAACTTTTCCACCCGGAGTCCTTGGGAATACCGGACGTGATCTTCTTTTATAG GTCCAATGATGTGACCCAGTCCTGCACTTCTGGGAGATCAACCACTGTCCGTGTCAGATGCAGTCCACTGAAACCTACCCCGGGAAGTCTGTCGCTGCCTAG CGCATGCTCCGATGGGACCTGTGACGGCTGTAACTTCCACTTCCTGTGGGAGAGTGTGGCTGCCTGTCCGCTCTGCTCCCCGGCTGACTACCACGCTATCGTCAGCAGCTGTGTGGCTGGGATCCAG AAGACTACTTACGTGTGGCGAGAACCAAAGCTATGCTCGGGTGGCATCTCCCTGCCTGAGCAGAGAGTCACCATCTGCAAAACGATTGATTTCTGGCTGAAAGTGGGCATCTCTGCAGGCACCTGTACTGCCATCCTCCTCACCGTCTTGACCTGTTACTTTtggaaaaagaatcaaaa ACTGGAGTACAAGTACTCCAAGCTGGTGATGAATGCCACCCTCAAGGACTGCGACCTGCCAGCAGCTGACAGCTGTGCCATCATGGAAGGCGAGGATGTGGAGGATGACCTCATTTTTACCAGCAAGAAGTCACTCTTTGGGAAGATCAAATCGTTTACCTCCAAG TTGATGAACTGTTTGGGCCTTTTAACTTCCAGAAGGAGTATTGAACCATCCACCTT ccagcAGACAGCATCCAAGCAACTCCTCCAGGGCCACAGCCCTCTGCAGCCCCACTTCAGCGGAACCCACACTGCTGCCCCGAACCAGTTCATCAACAG AGGACTCCTGATGGATTTGACTCTGTGCCACTGA
- the KIAA1324 gene encoding UPF0577 protein KIAA1324 homolog isoform X3: MAVAAAAAPEPPLPLAQDYAMAEPGRSLHPSAGRRGRTERRTLWLLRLLLWAGTAFQVTQAAGPELHACKESEYHYEYTACDSTGARWRVAVPHTPGLCTSLPDPVKGTECSFSCKAGEFLDMRNQSCKPCAEGRYSLGTGIRFDEWDELPHGFASLSTNMEIEDPTTESMENCTTSKWVPLGDYISSNTDECTATLMYAVNLKQSGSVSFEYYYPDSSIIFEFFVQNDQCQPNADDSRWMKTTEKGWEFHSVELNRGNNVLYWRTTAFSVWSKVPKPVLVRNIAITGVAYTSECFPCKPGTYADKQGSSSCELCPANTYSNKGETSCHQCDPDKYSEKGSSSCKLCPACTDKDYFYTHTACDANGETQLMYKWAQPKICSEDLKGAVKLPASGVKTRCPPCNPGFFKTNNSTCKPCPYGSYSNGSDCTHCPAGTEPAVGFEYKWWNTLPSNMETTVLSGINFEYKGMTGWEVAGDHIYTAVGASDNDFMILTLVVPGFRPPQSVMADTENKEMARITFVFETICSVNCELYFMVGVNSRTNTPVETWKGSKGKQSYTYVIEDNATMSFTWAFQRTTFHETGRKYTNDVAKIYSINVTNVMDGVASYCRPCALEASDMGSSCTACPAGYYIDRDSGTCHSCPPNTILKAHQPYGIQACTPCGPGTKSNKIHSLCFNDCTFSISTPTRVLDYNFLALAKTVSLAGGPSFTSKGLKYFHHFTLSLCGNQGKKMSVCADNVTDLRIPEGESGFSKSITAYICQAVIIPSEVTGYKAGVSSQPVSLADRLIGVTTDMTLDGITSPAELFHPESLGIPDVIFFYRSNDVTQSCTSGRSTTVRVRCSPLKPTPGSLSLPSACSDGTCDGCNFHFLWESVAACPLCSPADYHAIVSSCVAGIQKTTYVWREPKLCSGGISLPEQRVTICKTIDFWLKVGISAGTCTAILLTVLTCYFWKKNQKLEYKYSKLVMNATLKDCDLPAADSCAIMEGEDVEDDLIFTSKKSLFGKIKSFTSKLMNCLGLLTSRRSIEPSTFRQHPSNSSRATALCSPTSAEPTLLPRTSSSTEDS, from the exons TCTGAGTACCACTACGAGTACACCGCGTGTGACAGCACGGGAGCCAGGTGGAGGGTCGCCGTGCCGCACACCCCGGGCCTGTGCACCAGCCTCCCCGACCCTGTCAAGGGCACTGAGTGCT CCTTTTCATGCAAAGCCGGGGAATTTCTGGACATGAGGAACCAGTCCTGTAAGCCATGCGCTGAGGGCCGCTACTCCCTCGGCACGGGCATCCGGTTTGACGAGTGGGATGAGCTGCCCCACGGCTTTGCCAGCCTCTCAACCAACATGGAGATCGAGGACCCCACCACTGAGTCCATGGAGAACTGCACCAC GTCCAAGTGGGTTCCCCTGGGTGACTACATCTCCTCCAACACGGACGAGTGCACAGCCACGCTGATGTATGCTGTCAACCTGAAGCAGTCTGGCTCCGTCAGCTTCGAGTACTACTACCCAGACTCCAGCATCATCTTCGAGTTTTTT GTTCAGAATGACCAGTGCCAGCCCAATGCGGATGACTCCAGGTGGATGAAAACCACAGAGAAAGGATGGGAATTCCACAGT GTTGAGCTAAACCGAGGCAATAATGTCCTCTACTGGAGAACTACAGCCTTCTCCGTGTGGTCCAAAGTGCCCAAGCCCGTGCTAGTGAGAAACATCGCCATAACAG GGGTGGCCTACACTTCAGAATGCTTCCCCTGCAAGCCCGGCACATACGCGGACAAGCAGGGCTCCTCTTCCTGCGAACTTTGCCCCGCCAACACTTACTCAAACAAGGGAGAGACTTCCTGCCACCAGTGTGACCCTGACAAGTACTCAG AAAAAGGATCCTCCTCCTGCAAATTATGCCCAGCCTGCACAGACAAAGACTACTTCTACACTCACACAGCCTGTGATGCCAACGGAGAG ACACAGCTCATGTACAAATGGGCCCAGCCAAAAATCTGCAGTGAAGATCTCAAGGGGGCTGTGAAACTGCCCGCTTCTGGCGTGAAGACCCGCTGTCCACCCTGCAATCCAGGCTTTTTCAAAACCAACAACAGCACCTGCAAGCCCTGCCCTTACGGCTCGTACTCCAACGGCTCTG ATTGCACCCACTGCCCAGCCGGTACTGAGCCTGCCGTGGGATTTGAATACAAATGGTGGAACACGTTGCCCTCAAACATGGAGACCACTGTTCTCAGTGGGATCAACTTTGAGTACAAGGGCATGACCG GCTGGGAGGTGGCTGGTGATCACATTTACACAGCGGTTGGAGCTTCAGACAATGACTTCATGATTCTCACTCTGGTTGTGCCAGGATTCAG ACCTCCACAGTCAGTGATGGCAGACACAGAGAATAAAGAGATGGCCAGGATCACATTTGTCTTCGAGACCATCTGTTCTGTGAACTGTGAGCTCTACTTTATGGtg GGTGTGAATTCTAGGACCAACACTCCCGTGGAGACATGGAAAGGTTCCAAAGGAAAACAGTCCTACACCTATGTCATCGAGGATAATGCCACCATGAGCTTCACCTGGGCCTTCCAGAGGACTACTTTTCATGAGACG GGCAGGAAGTATACCAATGACGTTGCCAAGATCTACTCCATCAATGTCACCAACGTCATGGATGGGGTGGCCTCCTACTGCCGTCCCTGTGCCCTGGAAGCCTCTGACATGGGCTCCTCCTGCACTGCTTGTCCTGCTGGCTACTACATTGATCGGGATTCAGGAACCTGCCACTCCTGCCCCCCTAACACGATCCTGAAAGCCCACCAGCCATATGGCATCCAGGCCTGCACACCCTGTGGTCCAGGGACCAAGAGCAACAAG ATCCACTCTCTGTGCTTCAATGACTGCACCTTCTCAATCAGCACTCCGACCAGGGTTTTGGACTACAACTTCTTGGCTTTGGCAAAAACCGTCTCTCTGGCTGGAGGGCCAAGCTTCACTTCCAAAGGGCTGAAATACTTCCATCACTTCACCCTCAGTCTGTGTGGAAACCAG GGTAAGAAAATGTCCGTGTGTGCCGACAATGTCACTGACCTCCGGATTCCTGAGGGTGAGTCGGGTTTCTCCAAATCCATCACTGCCTACATCTGCCAGGCGGTCATCATCCCCTCGGAGGTGACAGGCTACAAGGCTGGAGTGTCCTCACAGCCTGTCAGCCTGGCTGACCGACTTATCG GGGTGACAACAGATATGACTCTGGATGGAATCACCTCCCCAGCTGAACTTTTCCACCCGGAGTCCTTGGGAATACCGGACGTGATCTTCTTTTATAG GTCCAATGATGTGACCCAGTCCTGCACTTCTGGGAGATCAACCACTGTCCGTGTCAGATGCAGTCCACTGAAACCTACCCCGGGAAGTCTGTCGCTGCCTAG CGCATGCTCCGATGGGACCTGTGACGGCTGTAACTTCCACTTCCTGTGGGAGAGTGTGGCTGCCTGTCCGCTCTGCTCCCCGGCTGACTACCACGCTATCGTCAGCAGCTGTGTGGCTGGGATCCAG AAGACTACTTACGTGTGGCGAGAACCAAAGCTATGCTCGGGTGGCATCTCCCTGCCTGAGCAGAGAGTCACCATCTGCAAAACGATTGATTTCTGGCTGAAAGTGGGCATCTCTGCAGGCACCTGTACTGCCATCCTCCTCACCGTCTTGACCTGTTACTTTtggaaaaagaatcaaaa ACTGGAGTACAAGTACTCCAAGCTGGTGATGAATGCCACCCTCAAGGACTGCGACCTGCCAGCAGCTGACAGCTGTGCCATCATGGAAGGCGAGGATGTGGAGGATGACCTCATTTTTACCAGCAAGAAGTCACTCTTTGGGAAGATCAAATCGTTTACCTCCAAG TTGATGAACTGTTTGGGCCTTTTAACTTCCAGAAGGAGTATTGAACCATCCACCTT cAGACAGCATCCAAGCAACTCCTCCAGGGCCACAGCCCTCTGCAGCCCCACTTCAGCGGAACCCACACTGCTGCCCCGAACCAGTTCATCAACAG AGGACTCCTGA